Proteins co-encoded in one Candidatus Omnitrophota bacterium genomic window:
- a CDS encoding response regulator: MESKILVVDNDSQIRELLYDALTKVGYKVITTHSGKEALELARTHNPELMLLDFKMPDMDGVELLEKLRYFDHKTKVLMVTGFADDELERRARLAGASGFLRKALGIDVIVKAINEILQPNKRYGQEKILVVDDDPNISSLIRDFLSKKGFSVVTAASGEEGLEKFKAEKPILVLLDVKLPGIDGLLTLKRIREMDDKVGVIMITGIMDESVFEEAKKFGVCEYIVKPFDLDYLETCALVRICLVSALLE; encoded by the coding sequence ATGGAATCCAAAATCCTGGTGGTGGATAACGATTCTCAGATCCGCGAACTTCTTTATGACGCGTTGACCAAAGTCGGCTATAAGGTGATAACAACCCATAGCGGCAAAGAGGCCCTGGAATTGGCGCGGACGCACAACCCCGAATTGATGCTTTTGGATTTCAAGATGCCGGATATGGACGGTGTCGAGCTGCTGGAGAAACTGCGTTATTTCGACCATAAGACCAAGGTGTTGATGGTGACCGGTTTTGCCGACGACGAGTTGGAGCGCCGGGCCCGCCTGGCCGGGGCGAGCGGTTTTCTGCGCAAGGCATTGGGCATAGATGTCATTGTAAAGGCCATTAACGAGATATTGCAGCCTAATAAACGCTACGGCCAGGAAAAGATACTGGTTGTGGATGATGACCCGAATATATCTTCGTTGATCCGCGATTTTTTGTCTAAAAAAGGGTTTAGCGTGGTGACCGCCGCCAGCGGGGAGGAAGGCCTGGAGAAATTCAAGGCGGAAAAGCCGATCCTGGTATTGCTGGACGTGAAATTGCCCGGGATAGACGGACTCCTTACCCTTAAACGGATCCGGGAGATGGATGACAAAGTGGGCGTTATCATGATCACCGGCATAATGGATGAGTCCGTGTTCGAAGAGGCAAAAAAATTCGGGGTATGCGAGTATATCGTTAAGCCTTTTGACCTGGATTATCTTGAGACCTGCGCGCTGGTCAGGATATGCCTGGTTTCCGCGCTTCTGGAATGA
- a CDS encoding ATP-binding protein, whose amino-acid sequence MGLFDFISINRDIARRKKRENSQRFAQFGKFVEVMAHDVNNPLMVISGRAQLSLMEKIDNEELKKNLQAIFQESQRAKDIIQRILGFVRPSKDRTVRADINKSLEGLISLIEPQFSMDNVKIMKNYGVGLPEVNIDEKHMQDVFINLLNNSRDAMFKGGQIKVSTCRSGENVKITFEDTGPGMSAEVMARLFEPFFTTKEKRVGLGLSVSYSIVKAHGGELDLKSSPGKGTAASITLPAMPEGGSNA is encoded by the coding sequence ATGGGATTATTTGATTTTATTTCTATTAACCGGGATATAGCCCGGCGTAAAAAGCGCGAGAATTCGCAGAGGTTCGCCCAGTTTGGTAAATTTGTGGAGGTTATGGCCCATGATGTGAACAACCCTTTAATGGTTATTTCGGGCAGGGCTCAGTTGTCATTGATGGAAAAGATCGATAACGAGGAATTAAAGAAGAACCTTCAGGCGATCTTCCAGGAAAGCCAAAGGGCAAAAGATATAATACAAAGAATTCTTGGTTTTGTCCGGCCTTCGAAGGACCGGACAGTTCGCGCGGATATAAATAAAAGCCTGGAAGGGCTGATCAGCCTTATTGAACCCCAGTTTTCTATGGATAATGTCAAAATAATGAAAAATTACGGCGTAGGCTTACCGGAGGTTAATATAGACGAAAAACATATGCAGGATGTGTTTATCAATTTGTTGAATAACAGCCGGGATGCTATGTTTAAGGGGGGGCAGATAAAGGTGTCTACCTGCCGGTCCGGGGAAAATGTGAAGATAACCTTTGAAGATACAGGGCCGGGAATGTCCGCCGAAGTTATGGCCAGGTTGTTCGAGCCTTTTTTTACCACTAAAGAAAAACGCGTTGGTTTGGGCCTTTCGGTAAGTTATAGCATAGTCAAGGCGCACGGAGGAGAGTTGGATCTGAAAAGCTCTCCGGGGAAAGGGACGGCAGCCAGCATAACACTGCCGGCAATGCCAGAAGGAGGTAGCAATGCCTAA
- a CDS encoding response regulator, whose protein sequence is MWKEKILIADNDLDARNLLYEILFSLNYEVTCVPTGEEALARLSEERFDLIILNEAMPGLSGWDTARKIRGFDKQAHIIIFAVDSQSDEAQAKVLALRVSAVVKKDFSTHFMVKTILGVLRSEEGGIHLAADASNAGRRILVVDDNLEIRNVLQDFLGKKGYKVDVSSSGMDALMSVRTEAPQVVLLDMRMPGMDGLMVLNQIKKINGSIKVIMLTSVQDEHVMEEAAKEGACDYLLKPCDLQKLDEIITSLFVTAVNK, encoded by the coding sequence ATGTGGAAGGAAAAAATACTGATAGCTGATAATGATCTGGATGCGCGAAACCTTTTATACGAGATATTGTTTTCTTTGAATTATGAGGTTACCTGCGTCCCTACGGGGGAAGAAGCCCTGGCCCGCCTTTCCGAGGAGAGGTTCGATCTGATAATCCTGAATGAGGCTATGCCCGGATTAAGCGGGTGGGATACTGCCCGGAAGATCAGGGGATTCGATAAACAGGCGCATATAATAATTTTTGCCGTTGATAGCCAGTCTGATGAAGCCCAGGCTAAAGTCCTGGCCCTCAGGGTCTCGGCTGTGGTGAAGAAGGATTTTTCCACCCATTTTATGGTGAAGACGATATTGGGGGTATTGCGCTCTGAAGAAGGCGGCATTCACTTGGCGGCGGATGCGTCCAATGCCGGCAGACGCATACTTGTGGTGGATGATAATCTGGAGATACGCAATGTCCTGCAGGATTTTTTGGGCAAAAAAGGCTATAAGGTTGATGTCTCCTCTTCCGGTATGGATGCGCTTATGTCGGTAAGGACAGAGGCTCCTCAGGTAGTGCTCCTGGATATGCGCATGCCCGGGATGGACGGATTAATGGTGTTGAACCAGATAAAAAAGATCAATGGATCGATAAAAGTGATCATGCTTACTTCGGTCCAGGACGAGCATGTTATGGAAGAGGCGGCTAAGGAAGGCGCCTGCGATTATCTGCTCAAGCCTTGCGACCTGCAGAAACTGGACGAGATCATTACTTCCCTTTTTGTGACGGCGGTCAATAAATAA
- a CDS encoding response regulator, with amino-acid sequence MAKKIVVVDDEPDVLKVEVFRLKKMGYEVYVAVNGKEGLELIREKKPDLVLLDLRLPVMEGTEVCIQMKADEGLRGIPVILVTASSDCVVEKVKLCKADDYMLKPFDSAEMAAKIVKFLG; translated from the coding sequence ATGGCGAAAAAAATCGTGGTTGTGGATGATGAGCCTGATGTGTTGAAGGTTGAGGTTTTCAGGCTGAAAAAGATGGGCTATGAGGTTTATGTGGCGGTAAACGGCAAAGAAGGCTTAGAGCTGATCAGAGAGAAGAAACCCGACTTGGTATTGTTGGACCTGCGCCTTCCTGTTATGGAAGGAACAGAGGTATGCATTCAGATGAAGGCTGACGAGGGTCTTAGGGGGATACCTGTTATCCTGGTTACTGCCAGTTCCGATTGCGTTGTGGAGAAGGTTAAACTTTGCAAGGCGGACGATTATATGTTGAAACCGTTCGATTCCGCTGAGATGGCGGCAAAAATCGTTAAATTTCTGGGGTGA
- a CDS encoding response regulator, which translates to MPKIMVVDDEQEIVNIIDVFLRKKGFEVFKNLEGDKALNILKSGDKMDLLIIDMRMPKMTGMDVLRGLNDAGIKLPVIILSGSIGLQKDIDELLGLGYNEKDVMYKPIDLFEILAKVKEKLGENEDK; encoded by the coding sequence ATGCCTAAAATAATGGTAGTAGATGACGAGCAGGAGATAGTGAATATAATCGACGTCTTTTTGCGCAAGAAAGGGTTTGAAGTTTTTAAAAACCTGGAAGGCGACAAGGCGCTGAATATATTAAAGTCCGGCGACAAGATGGACCTGTTGATCATAGATATGCGCATGCCTAAAATGACCGGCATGGATGTTTTGAGGGGATTGAATGACGCGGGGATAAAGCTGCCGGTCATAATCTTAAGCGGGTCAATAGGTCTCCAGAAAGATATTGATGAGTTGTTGGGATTGGGTTATAATGAAAAAGACGTAATGTATAAACCCATAGACCTCTTTGAGATATTGGCTAAGGTTAAGGAAAAATTGGGGGAGAACGAGGATAAATAA